CGCTAAAGCGCAAACTCAAATATTCAGCGCTTGCAGAACCGCTTGCCAAGAAACCGCAACTTACGCCAAATACCACAGTAATGAGTGCTTCATCAACGAACATAATTGTAGATATGGCATTGAAGAGACGTAAATTGGAGAGAATCAATAAATCCAACATAGCAGCTGTGTCTGAGCTCCACAAGTATAATGGCATCAAAGCTGCATTGAAGCCTGCATTGAAACCTACACCAGCCGGTACACTAGAACTAGCAACAACTACAAACGCCAGCAATCCATTACCACCACCAGCCGCAACTGTATTATCACGCATTAGCGAAGATAAGCTGCGCAGTATTTGTACATATCATAGTAATATGGTACGTCAGTTTCCCAAAAAGGAACGTTCACCTAAAGATCAAGAACGTCGTAATAAAAACACAATCGCTTGTCGTATGAGCCGTCGTCTAAAGAAATTGGAGCATATCGCCATTGAAGTACAACTGAAAGAGTGTGAACGTCAATATGCGCAGCTAATGGAGGACCGCCTGCGCTTACAAACTTATATAGAACAGTTGGCGCAGTTTACTAGCGTGTTGTGTAAAAAAGAACTCATGCAAGAAGAGGAAGCTGAAATTGATGTGGTGAGCGTGCAAGATGATGTGCGTAGTAGCGACATGTTGGGAAGAGCGTGGAAATTCCAAAGCAATGCAGGCACGCATGTGCAGCAGCAGCAGCCAATAGCGTTTGGAGCAACACCACCATCAACTGCTGCTGCGTTGCCTATTATAACTGGCGCTTATTCTATTGCTTACCTAATGGGTACCTTGCGAAAGTGAGAAAGGGAGAGTTGCGATTCTGCAGAGCTTAGATTAGAGAatctgtatataaaatttttgtttttatttttatttttttagttcgttttttatcaaacaaaaacacgtgtttttttaggCTATTGtataaattactttttaatattaGTTGGTAATGATAATTCAAAAAGCGCAAAGTGATGTTAGCTTTATATTACTATTTATAACTATTTTTAGCTTAGTGCATTAAGatgtttataagaaaatttctcGCTCGgctaaataaaacaaatatttcaaatgttTTCGTGTTGGGCCAAATTTATAGTTACTTAACTGTTTCCTTTGGTGGAGCTTTATGGCCGAGCAATGAGAAGGCAAAGTAAAATGTTCCTcttccctcctacgcgtttcagCACTCTCACGTCTTCCACAGGAAGTCtgataattttattaattttttttttaaatgtttggaCTCCTACACGTTTTGGCACTCACACGCCTTCCTCAGGGAGTctgataattttataaattttttttgtaaatgtttgGACTGTTCTGCGTAAGAATATTCCAGTATTTTTCGTAATCGATTAGCTCGTGCAAGTACCTTCATAGGTGTCGAATATGTGTACATAGTCTCGATCACTGCCTGACAATTCCCGCCAAAGATAGTTCCACCTAAAGCTTCCAAAATGCTGAAAGCTTGACACATACCAGGTGTGGCAATTAGGTTCagggaatttaatttaaaaactgcTAACATTTTTACATTCGCCTTCATCTGTCTAAGAGGGAGTGATCTTCCAACGTGTTGtgataaattttttgtgaaatgtGGGGATAAACTTAAACTGGTAGTGACTGGAGCTGAGATTTGGCTATTTGAGTATGAACCTGAGAAGCGTAAAATAGCAACAGACATTCATATTTGAATGTATCCGCCGGAAACGTCTCATTAGATTTTAGACTGGAGTTTAGCTTCTTCACTTGTCGCTTCATTGCCGTCTTCTTTTTTAAGAAAACGCCTTGTTTCCTTCTTCAACTTACGGCAGCATTTACTCTTCTCATTTAATTCGATCTTAGCGCGATGTGCATACAGCGTCCTCTTTTCAGCATTGCTGACCATCCCAGGTGCACCAATTCCTATATTTGTTTCAGGTCGGGACCTGGAATAGTGCGAACATCTAAAACATTGTAGGCATGCACCCGCCTATCGAAATATGGACTATGGGGTAGTGAGTTTTTTGATGGGATGATATCCAGGATAGCGTGGCTTAGGCGAACCAGACATTCACAAGTGAAGTTCGCGTTAATTTTGATATCATTTTTGGATAAATTCAAggttgtttcgggatcatttaaggaatTTTAACGGCACTACTTTTGGTATAATTGCAATTATTCCAGAACATTTTCGCTAGACTGTTCCGCGATCTACCCATGCTTGTACCCCTACCTCTAGCTCTACCTAGGTGTCTTACCAGGTTTCAGAAAAAGGACCAGTCTTTGACGTTTTCATGAGCGGGGCACACACCTTCTTGGATACAGAGATCTATAACATTCTGGACTTTAACGCTAATTTAAGTATTTGGCACTCCATTCGGTCCTGTGTGCCAATTATCTGCAACTCCATGTGTTGCGTTCAGTACCTCCTGTTCTGTTGTTTGTGGGATTTGCATACCTTCGTGGTCCTCGCTTTGGTAGGTGCAGTAATTTTGTGTCGGAAAAATAGTTTTAAGGATTCTTCTCATTAGTATCGTACGCGAAGGTTGCTCTGaatttttctctttaattttagCCATGACGGTTCTGTAAGCAAATCCCTATTGATCATGATTGCCGCTATCCCTCGTCGTCCCaccaatatatatatttactatgtAGCGATTtttgggcatggcagcatcacatggcATACTTAATGACCTAGATAAGTTTGTGTCCTTCGTATTATGGCATCATTCCATACAATATAAAATGTATgcagtacaaaaaaattttattccccATCTCCTTCTTTGTGGTTGGTTGGAAGCTATCCTTGTTAAAGGTCCGCTAGCTCTGGGCTAATAACTTCgcggtcgctgtgtgtgtagacgttactgATGGGCCCACTTTGTGCGCATCGCTATTTCGCTACTAGCAAACACCTCATCTAAAATGGAGCATGTACTACCcgtgttgaatttatatttgcatTTACTTCTATCGTCATCCTAAAAATATTGTCCTCCAACTCTGTGCAAGTCATGCTAGAGGAGAATAGCTACTAAAAATGTGTATTCCTTTGACTTCTTCCCACGTGAATCCAGCCACCGTCGATGGCATCTTTTCGCCCGCAAGAAGTTTTCTTGGTGTCCGAATTAAGGCTCTCCCATCTAAGTCAGAGAGCCAACCTTTCTTCTGACTATTTCTGTACAGTTCAGAGAGTATCGCTATATCAAATCATCATTCAAAAATAGTTTGGCATAAAAGGTGAGCAATCTCTACGTGTACCTCAACCTTTACATCTAGCTTTATCTCTTCCTCTACCTCTACCTTAACCTCCACCTCTACCTCTACTTCATCCTAAACACTTTATTAATTAGCCGCATATGTCATTTAAGATCAAAGAGATACTAAATGTTTAGTGGTCATATGCAAAATTTTTACGATAACATTACAAATTTACGCAAATCGCTGTGACTAATTGTtcgaaaagaaaatatttataaaattcaaCTTAGTAAATACTGATACTGAAATGTGAAGTGTTTGCTTTTGCCTGTTATTTGAGTGAATCAAATAAATTGCTATGGCGGcaaccatggtgtgatggtagcgtgctccgcctaccataccgaatgccctgggtccacaccccgggcaaactcaactgtatttctgccatgaagagctctcagtgaaaactcatctgcctcgcagatgccgttcggagtaggtcccgtcccgccaatttgtaagaaaaattaaaaaagagcatgacgcaaattggaatctccccagcgggttaggggatcagaatatacccgcggtaggtatgcctgtcgtatgaggcgactaaaataccagattcaaggggctgtgtagcgcaacatttCAGGTTGcccgcgcaatatatagcttctccaaacccaattgtcaacctcacctggggagggagggaatggcttgaaggtttaatgtggccacattaatcgttccagagatggtcggactagcaccttaatggtgctgtggtaccggatctgtatccggcaaagaaccattacatcgataacacttcccaaagccttcggggagcaaccttatcgctacaacaacaacaacaacgcaaattagaagagaagctcggcctaaaatctcttcggaggttatcgcgccttacatttatttttatttatttataaataaattgctAAGTAAATGATGACAAGCCGAGAGAAGCTAGTAATAATTAAAACTATGGATTTAAATAAGGAAACCCCACCAACGGATGAAGAGTTGCAATACCAGTATACTTTAGTACTAGAGTTGGATTTTTTAGTTCAATGAAAAGATAAGTTCACTTCTAGTTCATTCAGTCCATCGAACTAGTTCTTTTGGCACTTATTTCGGTCAGCTAATTGAACTATTGTTCAACCAATTGAACTAGTTCAATAGTTCAATTCCGAAGTCAAATCTACTCACTCCCTAATTTAAACATCACATATGCCGCCAGCAGCACTTATGGAAATTCGGCAGTACttgcatttcattttgttttcttcaCGACTTTATTTAAAGTGCTTCAATATTTCTCTTCGCTTTGGCATCTGAAACAAATCATTATGTATTAAGCACACATTTTTCTAGTTGAATatatgaaagaaaaattaaaacactTACTATTACATTTAAAAGactaaacttcaaaaataaattgtaaaacttCACAAAATGACGATATGGCGGTAAACATAGCAaaattcgatcagctgttttaattTTGACAAAGAAGTGAGTTgccatacattttgaaattttaatttgcaaagtTGCCACATAAAAGTTGAGTTCACTTTACTGAGCGAACTAACGAACTAGTTCAATTAAAAGATCTAGTTCTTTCGTTCTCTAGTTCAATAGATCCCCAAGCCTAGTACAAACATACAGGGCACCCGGTATGGACTTTATAGTAGCATCAACATCAAAAAAAGAGAGCATATGCTAAGAGATAAAAATAAAACGCCTGTCGTTCTTGGGTTGTCCGAGTCAGGTTCTAACTTTTTCCAGCGAACAAAGCCTTAAATTCTTTTAAACCTACACCCAAACACCATGTATTTCAGTATTAGAGTATGTAAATAGTAATTCGCATTAATTCGTACAGTCCGCCGAGGTGTAGCCTGCACGCCTACCACACcataggtcctgggttcaaggcctgggtaggttaggttgaactggccgcctAAAAAAATAGCCCAATTAGGTACTTACTACATCTGCTCTGTtattatgcccatcgtgagccttaagttttttatcttcagagatatgagccacttttaaGCCTTATATGGTAcgtcctgcttgatggatcatatgcaactcttgtctccttttgatttctcccaaacggattgggacgtttaccgtcgattcagcgagtgctgcactctcctttgccaactcatcaagTTTTTCGTTACCTTCTTTGCCTTCATGACCTTCATGGCCTCTCTACTGATTCTTTGCATTCCATGACACTTCTAGATGAAGTACTGCGTAATATTATTGCCTTTATCgacgcctgactatcaatatataggtattgatgcgactgcagcttaagcacactTCGCGAATGTGGGAAGTACTTTACCGGATATGATCGAGTACTATTAACTTCTGGTATTAGTCCAACTGCCTAGGAATGATTTCTTTTAACCTTGGGGCTGTGGATTTTATACACCTCTTAAGATGCATGCCTACCACGAAAATTTTCTAACCTCTTAACCCATTGGGGTGTCCtgtatgggtttcaaattaaatgCTATAATATCAAGGTCACGAAAAATGTTTCCTCCTAGGCTTAACTTTCATCATTTTTCTTGCTTAGTCACTTATTCAATTGGAGCTTAGCCGTTTAAAGGGTTATGAACCAGGCGCGCAAATCGATTCCTCGTTGAGCTAACTGACGCTaatcggtcacaccaagggaatttcaATTGTTTTCAACCTGGTTCTTCCCTCTTCTGCTACCACAGGCGGGTTccgaaaataaaactttttagtcggaaaatctttcattcgcattcattggcttttttttatttccagGGAACCGGTGTATAAATTTTATAGCTAAACTTTGTTTTAATACGGACGAATGCACCGACACGGCATTTGGATATAACTATAAAAGTTTTCAAGTAGACCCGTTGTACTACCCGAATTTTATTTTGCCGATTCTATTCCTCTCCGTATCTTTCTTACAGTTCCCTTTGTTATCGTTTTTCCGCGCCCTTATCTTTCCTTGTATTACCCCTTCTCTTTGTTTCTCCCCTTTTCCATCTTTGCCTCTTTCCTCCTTCAGCCCCTTTACCTCAATATTTTCCTACTCCTCCCCTATTTTCGACCTAACACTCTCCCTCATGGTGTCTCTATTTCACTTTTTACTTCAAATCCCTCCCCTTCTACTTCTTCATCTCACTCTACATCTATCAAATTCCGTCCCTTTCGCCTCTTTATCTTAATATCGCTCTCATAGGGCCTTGTGGACGAATGCACAGACACGGCATTTGGATATAACTATAAAGGTTTTCAAGCAGACCCGTCGTACTACCCGAACTTTAATTTGCCGATTCTATTCCTCTCCGTATCTTTCTTACAGTTCCCTTTGTTATCGTTTTTCCGCGCCCTTATCTTTCCTTGTATTACCCCTTCTCTTTGTTTGTCCCCTTTTCCATCTTTGCGTCTTTCCTCCTTCAGCTCCTTTATCTCAATATTTTCTTACTTCTCCCCTATTTTCGACCTAACACTCTCCCTCATGGTGTCTCTATTTCACTTTTTAATTCAAATCCCTCCCCCTTCTACTTCTTCATCTCACTCTACATCTATCAAATTCTGCCCCTTTCGCCTCTTTATCTTAATATTCATCCCTCTCCTCCTCCTTCTGACTGCTTCCTTACCTCTACCTCTCCCCCTTCCTCTCGAGCCATCCTTAATATTCACATGTGCCCCATGGGGATGTAGCGGGACCACTGTTTGCCATTCTGGCTGTAATTACTGCTGAAGCGAACCGGGGAGGTGTTGACGT
The DNA window shown above is from Eurosta solidaginis isolate ZX-2024a chromosome 2, ASM4086904v1, whole genome shotgun sequence and carries:
- the LOC137239061 gene encoding uncharacterized protein, with product MDLSMPRTTESFPYRHKKFDAYKRPRDEDTEVEVIEPPHTPHYAFNPLFFGAERVSTPFSTDSNCSAEYAGFVSLFNAASTPSTKRQRLLAGAAQYSTTSPSEDSGISLTPQKVEKAQQLQRTLKRKLKYSALAEPLAKKPQLTPNTTVMSASSTNIIVDMALKRRKLERINKSNIAAVSELHKYNGIKAALKPALKPTPAGTLELATTTNASNPLPPPAATVLSRISEDKLRSICTYHSNMVRQFPKKERSPKDQERRNKNTIACRMSRRLKKLEHIAIEVQLKECERQYAQLMEDRLRLQTYIEQLAQFTSVLCKKELMQEEEAEIDVVSVQDDVRSSDMLGRAWKFQSNAGTHVQQQQPIAFGATPPSTAAALPIITGAYSIAYLMGTLRK